The window AGGCATTGCAGTCACGTGGGTTAATTTCAATCATATGATTGTCTTTTTTAAAGGAAGACATAAacaagttatatatttttgaattatatgtTCACAAATTTAACCAACTAAATTAGAAAACCAAcacctttttcaaaataaaaaaaaattaaccaagtgaaaattttatgaattaataataaatttcaactacagtcaatttttttaaactctaTTTTCATATCTTAATATTCCTCtcctttatattttcttttatttatatgtgatagttaattcatttatgtCTCGTTTCTAacttcaaacaataattacataaaaaaagtaatgaattTAACCCGGTtataattaatctaaaaaaataaacatgttTAAATATGACCAAATGAATGACCAAATacagtaaaaaaaatggtatttaataatctatattgaaaataaaaaatacatataatctggagcaaataaattaattatcgtcctaatttattaaattaagttattttttcatgttactttcattttttttccctcattCCTTTGTATgccttttcatttcatcttgATTTATTTATCTGTTTCAACCATAAATgctaaaattaactattttttcataattgaTGGCAATATTTAgcattatttgatttattgtagtttttttaaatatgtcaattaataattaaccAACAACTCTCAAATTTGCAATCTTCAGCTTCTGAGtgtttattcaaaattaaataggaTTAATGGGTTAGTCTTCTTAGCAATTgtataaatattgtatataatgtCAAAACTATAACACATAAATGGAGTGCAAAAGGAATGAGAGAATACAAAAAAGAGTTCAATGGTAGAAGACCACcgtattttcttaatatttttaattttaagcaATTTCATTTGTGTATTTTGGAAAGGAAGCAACTAATGATAATTGTAACTAGAAGCGTAAATGAGTTTGGTTCGATTGAGTTCGGGAGATATTCTCAATCCAACGTAAACATATTTTTGAGTTGGTTTGGTTGACAATTTGAATAACTCGAATTAATTTTCCACCCAACTCAGGTGGGTTAGGTTGTAgagttgtgttttttttttctttccattcctAATGTTTGTGAAgtttaaaattgttgtaaCTATTCAACAATCAACATTCATAGCTATGTTTGGTTGTGTAGGAAAAATTATCACAATAGTTTGCTCTAAACTTTCTACACGACCGTTTAGCTTTCTAAACGGTTGTTTACCCTCTTACGCAATCGTTTAGCTTTCTAAACGATTGCTAAACGATCGCGTAAGAGGTTAAACAATCTTTTAGCTTTCCATATAATTGCTTACCATCTTACGTGATCGATTAACTTTCTACCTTCAAACAATCGTTTACTTTTTACACGATCAACTAACTAACTTTCCATACGATCCTTTAACAAAATAGTCataactttacttttattaaataaatgataaaatagatgtaatatatatatatatataattaattaattaattaattcgaaatgagttgagttgaatcaaaattttcaacccaaccctGATCCATATAATATGGACTGGATAATCCAAGTTGTCGGGTTATTTTTATACTCCTAGATGTAGCaacaaatttctatttttttttttgtcatttttcaaattatgatCGTCTTCAATAGTAAACGACCAAATTCATCTTCAAAAGTCCTTGTTCATAAGAAAagcaaattaaatgtttatgatggtgaaattttttaatgtgaaCTCGGTATTACGAGCTAATAAGTTGTACACAATCTACACATTTGAggttgtttatatatatatatgatcgattgaaaacaaaaaatcatgatttaaaaaaaaacataaatgcaAAACTGcagtagaaaaaaaagatggaaatgaaaagaaaaattgtagaataagagaaaatgaatgacaaaccaaacatatttttttaaaaatagctgatttcatctactttttattttattatctgaagggtaatttgattttgtattatatttatgaaaattacttaaataaattgagataggaacttttaaaagttatataataatttaatttcctttttcaaacaaatattttaaaattcacaattgattcgattttgaaaatttgaaatcagaTTTTCACatatgattttggtttttagaataaattgGAAACACAATAGTGGATTATGAATTAAGTGAACATAATTATAGTTTACCGTTAAATAACAAATGCGGGGATAGCTCAGTTGGGAGAGCGTCAGACTGAAGATCTGAAGGTCGCGTGTTCGATCCACGCTCACCGCAtacatttttcactttttgttttggtaCTTGGAaagtatttgttaaaaaaggaaaaaaatggagatgCGGGGTATCGAACCCCGTACCTCTCGCATGCAAAGCGAGCGCTCTACCATGTGAGCTACATCCCCTTTGTGGCGTACtaactattttatatttaaatatcaataaaaacaattaccTACCAAAGTTCAAGACTATTTCTAATCAAAATACTGAAAACCTAAGGGATATCATAATGcattaacaattaaaaacagaaaaataaaattgtgaaGCGAGAAAACAGTGGAAATGAcatgaagttgaaaattattagaaCGGAATGAGTTAACGTTACAAACTAAGACCTAAAACGCTAAatctaaacataaattttatgttacaTTACATAATATTCTCATTCTATTACAATACTCCAAACACCTACTTAAaggattaaaaacaaaacgatactaaattaaattaagtttgagGAGACTCCAAGTCAATTGCATTTTACATCATGTTCTAAAAACAGATTTAACaatgtaataaataaacattacaTAATTTTGTCTTCCTTAccataaactttttgaaaagttagtTGTGTAACAATTTCGACGTTAATATTGGTATaatatctttatttatgttttatacaCGAAATTATGTATTGTTTCGGTGCATAACCacttttattagataaaaaaaatggtaaaatctTCTCGTTTTTCTCTAACTTTGGATCatgtgattgtttttttttttttttttttttaatgtaaacaACACCAGGagattatttagtttttatattacaCATCATGCAGCTTGCATAGAATATAAGAGTCCGATGCACCAATTCAATGTGTAGTCATTGCATTTCCAGTGGTTTATAATATAACACCACccacttattattattattattatttcttatatagagagagagagaaagagagaactAAAATGTTTTGACAAAAGCATGAGGAAATAATCTTGGCAGAAGTGAATATTTTGCCTTCACAATTAGAGCATATATTCCATAACAGGGGATGTGAATCACTGCTAAGCCAAGGTACCTGTAGTGCAAAATATCACACATCAAATATCTATGTTCAAATGgtatgtaaaatattaaacatattcTACTATATTAGCTCGAAAGGGAAATCCCGTGTTCAAGGTACCTACGAtgccctttctttttcttccattttttgaACTTAAAAGCAAAAGGAAGTGTTGATAATATACATAAACTATCCAAAACAAATCTTAACCGattaatttgtgtttttgaGCTTAGTGGTAACTTAACATGGTATCCAAGGACGAATTCTCAAGTGAAATTCTTAACTTTCATCTATGTATTTTCTTCAAAGACCGttaatatataagaaaataaattatcaattatcaatttaaacttttggatTTAGTGCCATTTTGACAAGAGTTGTAATCAGCACTTACCAGAGAGGAGCCCAAGGTGTACTGAGCTCAAAGAAAGGATATGGCCACCTGAGGTAAGTAATCAGAAGTCTgttgttttctctcttttgaaAGATACTAAAAGGAAACTCAAGAACAAGAATCAATTGCATACCAATTCACACAGCACGCGTGCACGGTCCATTGGAAAACGACATAGAGACCGCCAAAGGCCACGAAGTATGCAAAACCACTGAAAGGAAATGACTGCAAAAGCGAAGCATTTCGGTTTAGCATGGACAAGAAATTGAAGAGTCTTTGTGATCCAAAAAGTGAGAGAATATGAActttggtttcttcttgaacatGTGATACTTACAAGGCTATTGATAGCAGTATCtccaagaagaaaaacagcATTCAGAGCATGGATGGAACCAATCAACTGCCAAGAACAAATAACACAAAAGAAATGGAGGTGAAGTATGCAGTGGAAACTAGAATGTTGTTCTACACTAGTGTAAGATGAAAAGAGTTTTGAGGGATTCAAACTGTTATTAACATAAATGTAAACTCAACAAAAAGTATGCATAGTTTTATAAATTCGGCTAAGAGAATGGCTTTTAACAAATGTAGAGATAAAGCACATCAAATTTACTCTTGCTTATCAATTCAAGCACTCGGATGTAGCAGTGATTCAATATAGTATCAAAACCagtgattttaattttatttgcaTGCGTCGTGTGTTTGGGTTTGTGCCGATATTTGAGCCTAATTTACACTATCTTTATAGCTCAAGCACGTAGATGTAGTAGTGTGATGATTTAACCATAACATGCCAGACCAAATGAAACTTGCTGTAGATTGAGATTTTATCATCCATATAACCTGTTACTTCCATCAATCTAATGcaacaaaatataagaaaattatcatAGTGAGCGCAgctcaagaaaataataagaagaccTACATCAAGCATAATGAATTCCATTCAACTAGAACCTTCCTCTTCCAAAAGTTGTAATATTACCCTTCAATATAATAAACGTTTCAAAACTACCTTGGAATCGGAATCTGAGTACCAACTTCAATTCTAGGTTACCAGAGCACTATTTTCATCCAACATTCTAATGAATTTTTACTTCAAGGTTAGTTTTGAAGCATTTATGAAAAGTCAATAGTAATATTACAACTTTCGagagtaattttgttttaaaagttgagaggcactttttgtaatttagaagaTAGCCGTATACATAATGTAATAGTAGTGCATGTTATAGTTTCTACAGAGTATATGTTCATCTTAACACAATCCAAAGAACTAATAATGTGAAGTTATGCATGATAATGAAGTTATTTAACCAAGATTTTTGGTCACCAAGCTTGATTAAGATTAAAAGGGAACTAAGAATAAGAAGGATTCTGAACTACTGAAAAGATTGTGTTACAGGCTGATAATCAAATTGACCAAGGAAAGTCAATACACACCAGGCTGACTTGGAAATTTTCACCAAGTAGAAATGGCACGAGAAGGCACCAAAACACTACGTCGGTTAATACAGAAGCACCTGCTGCTGCCTGCAATGCATAAAAAGTACAGGTAATGCAAAGGCTCacagaaagaagaagaaaacgagTATAATGTCGCAAGTATTCTACAGATTCTTCTAAAAGAACaacaaacaacttttattaGCAATGGCATAACGCAAAAGAGGAGACGAGATCCTCAAGAACCGCCAATGAgcttaaaatttgttgtaaagGGTGAAAAGAGGGAACTCAGAAAACTCTTTACAGAAAGAAGTTCAACTTAATTTGATAGAGTCCaaattttccatcttcatGAGCTATGATGCATCAACCAAGCAATTTAGCAGCAATGCAGGCACTTATGAAGTATTATATATAGACCCACTAAGCAACAGAGATATATTGAGGATAGACACATATACATAAACTATTCTGATCAAAATGTTGAGGAATAACAAAAGATCGTAGTGTAGAGAGGTGATTTGGAATGAACCAGATATGCCATTTGCATAAGAGTTCCTAAACATCCTGCTTTCTCCTGAAATTCCTGTTGAGCACATTCGTTTTGCACTTTTATGGTATCCTCTTTGACAATGTCTACATTCTTTTTCAGATCTTTTTCCATGAGTTTAACATCCTCCTCGTTTTTGG of the Cucumis sativus cultivar 9930 chromosome 3, Cucumber_9930_V3, whole genome shotgun sequence genome contains:
- the LOC101203588 gene encoding uncharacterized protein LOC101203588 isoform X1; its protein translation is MFESPVEEGWRYWVRWQVPVCGLIIAIPCAFALKFIRKSMAKPLLLSDLWSTHWRHLSPLWLLLYRAFAFVCCVQLLYEIVALHGPFVFFFYTQWTMALVAIYFALGTVVSAYGYWCPSRKTHSKNEEDVKLMEKDLKKNVDIVKEDTIKVQNECAQQEFQEKAGCLGTLMQMAYLAAAGASVLTDVVFWCLLVPFLLGENFQVSLLIGSIHALNAVFLLGDTAINSLSFPFSGFAYFVAFGGLYVVFQWTVHACCVNWWPYPFFELSTPWAPLWYLGLAVIHIPCYGIYALIVKAKYSLLPRLFPHAFVKTF
- the LOC101203588 gene encoding uncharacterized protein LOC101203588 isoform X2, whose product is MNKWTMALVAIYFALGTVVSAYGYWCPSRKTHSKNEEDVKLMEKDLKKNVDIVKEDTIKVQNECAQQEFQEKAGCLGTLMQMAYLAAAGASVLTDVVFWCLLVPFLLGENFQVSLLIGSIHALNAVFLLGDTAINSLSFPFSGFAYFVAFGGLYVVFQWTVHACCVNWWPYPFFELSTPWAPLWYLGLAVIHIPCYGIYALIVKAKYSLLPRLFPHAFVKTF